The Pecten maximus chromosome 12, xPecMax1.1, whole genome shotgun sequence genome includes a region encoding these proteins:
- the LOC117339693 gene encoding M-phase inducer phosphatase-like: protein MDSYSVRRYLFEKSKRLFDGDDDGSITKKPRQSQKPTTSSSRVLSKSLSFGDHPAENACHDVISAVERLVGEDNLTGNSETTYSLPTIPGKHSDLKSITPETMSHVLAGRYDDVISSYRIIDCRYPYEYDGGHIKNAENLLTHDNIKDLLMSRTSAESERHMLIFHCEFSSERGPKMSRFLQSKDRELNNDRYPFLNFPEVYLLHDGYKGFYEAHKELCQPMSYKPRFHENHANDLRHFRSKSKSWCAGSKKRKSQRKIL, encoded by the exons ATGGAT TCCTACAGTGTCCGAAGATATTTGTTCGAGAAATCCAAGCGTCTCTTTGACGGAGATGATGACGGATCCATCACCAAGAAACCAAGACAATCTCAGAAACCAACTACGTCATCGTCACGTGTTCTCAGCAAGTCGCTGTCATTTGGG GATCATCCTGCTGAAAATGCATGCCATGACGTCATTTCCGCTGTTGAGCGATTAGTCGGGGAAGACAATCTGACAGGAAATAGTGAAACTACATACAGTTTACCCACAATTCCCGGTAAACACTCCGACCTTAAGAGCATCACACCAGAGACTATGTCTCATGTTTTGGCGGGACgatatgatgacgtcatcagtagCTATCGCATCATCGACTGTAGATACCCTTACGAGTATGACGGCGGTCATATAAAG AATGCCGAGAACCTTCTCACACATGACAACATCAAGGATCTTTTAATGTCCCGCACAAGCGCAGAGAGCGAAAGACATATGCTTATATTCCATTGTGAATTCTCTTCAGAGAGAGGTCCAAAAAT GTCCAGGTTCCTCCAAAGCAAAGATAGAGAGCTGAACAATGACCGATACCCATTTTTGAACTTCCCGGAAGTGTATCTGTTGCATGATGGGTACAAAGGTTTCTACGAGGCCCACAAG GAGCTCTGTCAGCCAATGAGTTACAAGCCCAGGTTTCATGAAAACCATGCCAATGATTTACGTCACTTCCGCTCCAAGTCTAAATCCTGGTGCGCAGGCTCAAAGAAGAGAAAAAGTCAACGTAAAATTctttga